The sequence AAACATCTCCGGATTTTCATTAATGCTCGGAACTGCATTTTTGATGAACTCAAGACCAATGAAAAGAATACCGAAACCAATCATGGCTTCTGCTAAGCTTCGTAATTTTTCTTTCCCAATAAACATAAAAGGGAAAAAGATACCAATGAGCATGATGGCAATCGGCGTGATTTCCATTTTAAAACCAAATATAGAAACCATCCACGCCGTCACGGTTGTGCCAATGTTTGCCCCCATTATCACACCGGTTGATTCTATAAAAGTGATGAGTCCGGCGTTTACAAAACTTACCACCATAACGGTAGTGGTGGTAGACGACTGTGTAACTGTAGTTGCAGCAAAGCCTGTAAAAATGCCTCGAAATCTCGTGGTAGTCATCCCTTTAAGAATTGACCGAAGTTTACCACCAGCAACTTTTTGAAGCCCCTCACTAAAAATTTTCATTCCATAAAGGAATATCCCAAGTGCCCCTACAAGCTGTAAAAAGTCAAATATTGTGTAATTCATACAATAAGTTTATTGACGCTTAACTTTAAGTTAACAATTTCTTAATGATTAAGGCGCCAATATACTATTTCTTAGCTAATTACTGAATTGCTTTAAACGCATTTTCGAACCAAATTATGAAAATGGGCTTTTTCAAGTAGATAAGATTACTGACTCTGTACCAAGGTTTACCTTCCCAAGTGTTTATATCTAATGTAGATTGAGCTCAGTTTTATAAGTCGTCAGCCCGGTCTCCGGTGGCATGATAGATAATACGCTCGCAAATATTGGTTACGCGATCTCCCATTCTTTCAATATTATGCGCAACCCACAAAAGATAGTTGCACTGTGTAATCTTAGTCGGACTTTCAATCATGTAGGAAATCAGCTCTCTATAGATTTGCTGGTAGAGTTCATCAATATCATCATCTTGGCCGTGAATCATTCTTGCAGATTTGGCATCTCGATTGATATATGCTTTCATAGAATTTTCGATCATATCCACCGCAATGTCTCTCATTCTTGGAATATCAATTAGAGATTTTACATGTTTTTCATCCCCAATTGAAATAGTAAGCTTTGAAATACCGGCAGCATAATCGCCAATGCGTTCCAGCTCAGTGATAATATTCAACAGTGCAATAAGCTCGCGCAAGTCCGATGCTACCGGTTGCTGTGTAGCAATTAAATTGATACAATCTTCCTCAATCTCCCATCTAATATTATTGATATTTTTATCATTTTTCTTGATCTGTTTAGCTCTTTCAACATCTTTATCCACAAGGGAGTCTACCGATCCATTTATGGCATCCACAACCATTTCGGCCATCTCATTGAGTTTACCTTGAAGTTCTGTAAGGCTTTCCTGAATTAACGTCGTCATTTTTTTCTTTTTAAAAGTTAAGTTACTCTCCTTATTAATTAAACAAATTACCCAAACTTTCCGGTAATATAATCTTCTGTCTGTTTCTTTTTTGGACTTGTAAATATTGTCTTTGTATTGCCAATCTCAATCAGGCTTCCTTCATAAAAGAAGGCTGTTTTATCGGAAACCCGGGCGGCTTGCTGCATATTGTGGGTAATTACGATAATCGTCACTTCTTTTTTCAGTGTCTGAATCAACTCCTCAATCCTGAGTGTTGCCTGCGGATCCAACGAACTGGTTGGCTCATCCATTAATAAAATTTCGGGTTCCACAGCAAGTGCGCGTGCAATGGAAAGACGCTGCTGCTGACCGCCTGACAAGCTTACCGCTGCCGTATCCAAACGGTCTTTAACTTCCTCGAAAAGTGCCGCCTGTCTTAAAGCTTTTTCGCATACTTCTTCAAGAAGTGATTTCTTTTTGATGCCTACAAGTTTAAGGCCGGCCACAACATTATCATAAATAGACATAGTTGGGAACGGTGTGGGTTTTTGAAAAACCATTCCTATTTTTCGGCGTACCGTCACCGGGTTTACATCTTCATCATATATATTTTTCCCCTCAAACAAAACTTCGCCTTCTACTTTTGCTTCGCGGGTAAGATCATGCATCCTGTTAAGCGCCCTAAGATAGGTCGTTTTGCCACACCCTGAAGGACCTATCAGTGCCGTTACTGACCGATGCTCCGCTGTAAGCGAAATATCTTTAACCCCATAGACATCGCCATATTTTACAGTTAAATCTTTTGTCTCTAATTTAAAATTCATAATAAATTAACAACTCCTCCCTGTTAATATTGGTAAAGCAATGTCTGGTTTAATGATGCTCCTGCAAAAATCGATTTTAAATATGCTCATTTCAGTTTACTGAATTTATCTTTTGCTAAAAACCGTGCGGCAATGAATGTAGCAATTACAATTCCGAACAACACAATTGCCGCTGCCCACCCCATACTGTGCCACTGTTCATAGGGGCTAATTGCCAAGCTGTAGAGTCGTTGCGGAAGTGTATCCGTTGGACTAAATATAAACCCAAGCCAACTGTTTGGCAGATAGTTATTGCCAAATGAGGTGAATAAAAGCGGAGCAGCTTCACCGGCCGCACGCGCGAAAGCAAGCAATACACCAGTTATTAATCCTCCTTTTGCAGCCGGCATTACTGCTGAAAGCACCACTCTCCACCTTGGCAAACCCAAAGCAAGCCCCGCTTCGCGGATGGTCCACGGTATGGATTGTAGTGCACTCTCTGTGGTTCGGGCAATGATTGGCAGCATCACCACTGCAAGCGCTATACTTCCCGCAATTCCTGAAAAAGTACCCATTGGTTTCACAATCAGCACAAAAACAAACAAACCTTTCAAAATGGCGGGCATTCCGTTGAGCGTGTCGTTCATGATACGAAGAGAGGGATTTAGCATATGTTCAGGATATTCACTGAGCATCATCCCCGCGCCAATTCCAACCGGCACTGCAAAAATAAGCGCAAGAAAGTCCACCACTACAGTTCCGATAATTGTGTGTACCAAGCCGGTTGCCCTGTTTTGTATAGCCCGGGATGGAGAACCGAGCTCCTCTGTAAAGAACTCATAACTAAGGGCGCTAAACCCTTCTATAAATACATGGAAAATGATGATGATAAGCGGAAGAAGAACAACCAAGGTCGCAAAACTAAGTACCCCTATCATGAACTTGTCGTGAAATTTTCTGCGTTTTAGACTTTTCATACAACTTGTCCGCCTCCAACAGAAA comes from Chitinophagales bacterium and encodes:
- a CDS encoding Na/Pi symporter, translating into MNYTIFDFLQLVGALGIFLYGMKIFSEGLQKVAGGKLRSILKGMTTTRFRGIFTGFAATTVTQSSTTTTVMVVSFVNAGLITFIESTGVIMGANIGTTVTAWMVSIFGFKMEITPIAIMLIGIFFPFMFIGKEKLRSLAEAMIGFGILFIGLEFIKNAVPSINENPEMFVFLDQYTGFGFASILLFVLVGGILTLLTQSSSAATTITLVMLFQGWIDFPIAAAMILGENIGT
- the phoU gene encoding phosphate signaling complex protein PhoU; the encoded protein is MTTLIQESLTELQGKLNEMAEMVVDAINGSVDSLVDKDVERAKQIKKNDKNINNIRWEIEEDCINLIATQQPVASDLRELIALLNIITELERIGDYAAGISKLTISIGDEKHVKSLIDIPRMRDIAVDMIENSMKAYINRDAKSARMIHGQDDDIDELYQQIYRELISYMIESPTKITQCNYLLWVAHNIERMGDRVTNICERIIYHATGDRADDL
- the pstB gene encoding phosphate ABC transporter ATP-binding protein PstB, with translation MNFKLETKDLTVKYGDVYGVKDISLTAEHRSVTALIGPSGCGKTTYLRALNRMHDLTREAKVEGEVLFEGKNIYDEDVNPVTVRRKIGMVFQKPTPFPTMSIYDNVVAGLKLVGIKKKSLLEEVCEKALRQAALFEEVKDRLDTAAVSLSGGQQQRLSIARALAVEPEILLMDEPTSSLDPQATLRIEELIQTLKKEVTIIVITHNMQQAARVSDKTAFFYEGSLIEIGNTKTIFTSPKKKQTEDYITGKFG
- the pstA gene encoding phosphate ABC transporter permease PstA, which codes for MIGVLSFATLVVLLPLIIIIFHVFIEGFSALSYEFFTEELGSPSRAIQNRATGLVHTIIGTVVVDFLALIFAVPVGIGAGMMLSEYPEHMLNPSLRIMNDTLNGMPAILKGLFVFVLIVKPMGTFSGIAGSIALAVVMLPIIARTTESALQSIPWTIREAGLALGLPRWRVVLSAVMPAAKGGLITGVLLAFARAAGEAAPLLFTSFGNNYLPNSWLGFIFSPTDTLPQRLYSLAISPYEQWHSMGWAAAIVLFGIVIATFIAARFLAKDKFSKLK